One Pleurocapsa sp. PCC 7327 DNA segment encodes these proteins:
- a CDS encoding esterase family protein yields MGYWYVFIAGAPQLDAPQINVPGSDLTFKLECFNSKTMGEVRQYGLILPPDYEKNRDRRYPVIFLLHGGHDDARAWYDKYAIITVLHQLYQSGKLPPSIVITPDGNDNRGSSPLWDPDYFDGPNGKVGTFIGSELVQVVKSRYRTLNEPQFWAMGGLSSGGWGAFNIGLRHLDNFCVLFSHLGYFTDDSGAANSPENFVQKIPKTQLECLRAYMDAGKADPDFLASTQQFHQTLNQLGVPNVFYAFPGGHGVSGADYGWNYVHKHAFNSLSYVGEQFKIALAQQKHEEAGKTKP; encoded by the coding sequence ATGGGATACTGGTACGTCTTCATTGCAGGCGCACCCCAACTAGACGCGCCTCAAATCAACGTTCCCGGAAGCGATCTAACCTTTAAACTGGAGTGCTTCAACAGCAAAACCATGGGAGAGGTACGGCAATACGGTCTAATTTTGCCGCCAGATTACGAGAAAAATCGCGATCGCCGCTATCCGGTCATTTTCCTCCTACACGGCGGACATGACGATGCAAGAGCTTGGTATGACAAATATGCCATCATTACTGTTCTGCACCAACTCTATCAAAGCGGCAAGCTACCGCCCTCAATCGTAATTACCCCCGATGGCAACGATAACCGAGGCTCTAGTCCTTTGTGGGACCCCGATTATTTCGATGGTCCCAATGGCAAAGTCGGGACGTTTATTGGTTCTGAGTTAGTGCAAGTGGTCAAGTCTCGCTATCGCACTCTCAACGAACCGCAGTTTTGGGCGATGGGAGGACTCTCTTCTGGCGGATGGGGTGCATTTAATATCGGACTGCGCCACCTCGATAACTTTTGCGTCCTCTTCAGTCATCTGGGTTACTTTACCGATGACAGTGGCGCGGCAAATAGTCCCGAAAACTTCGTGCAAAAGATACCTAAGACGCAACTGGAGTGTTTGCGAGCTTATATGGATGCAGGCAAAGCAGATCCCGATTTTCTGGCTTCTACTCAACAGTTTCATCAGACTCTAAATCAATTAGGTGTTCCCAATGTGTTTTATGCCTTTCCTGGCGGTCATGGGGTGTCTGGAGCCGATTACGGCTGGAATTACGTTCACAAACATGCGTTTAATTCCCTCAGCTATGTGGGCGAACAGTTCAAAATTGCTCTAGCACAACAAAAACACGAAGAAGCAGGAAAAACAAAACCATGA
- the psaB gene encoding photosystem I core protein PsaB encodes MATKFPKFSQDLQQDPTTRRIWYGIATAHDFESHDGMTEENLYQKIFASHFGHIAIIFLWTSGTIFHVAWQGNFEQWIKDPLNVRPIAHAIWDPQFGKAAVDAFTQGGASYPVDISYSGVYHWFYTIGMRTNGDLYQGSIFLLILSALFLFAGWLHLQPKFRPSLSWFKNAESRLNHHLAGLFGVSSLAWTGHLVHVAIPESRGQHVGWDNFLSTAPHPAGLLPFFTGNWGVYAQNPDTAKHVFGTSEGAGTAILTFLGGFHPQTESLWLTDMAHHHLAIAVIFIIAGHMYRTNWGIGHSIKEILNAHNPPSGTPFGGLLGEGHKGLYDTINNSLHFQLGLALASLGTITSLVAQHMYSMPPYAFLAKDYTTQAALYTHHQYIAGFLITGAFAHGAIFWVRDYDPEANKNNVLARILAHKEAIISHLSWVSLFLGFHTLGLYVHNDVVVAFGTPEKQILIEPVFAQWIQAAHGKALYGFNTLLSNPDSIAYTAYPNYGNVWLPGWLDAINSGTNSLFLTIGPGDFLVHHAIALGLHTTTLILVKGALDARGSKLMPDKKDFGYSFPCDGPGRGGTCDISAWDAFYLALFWTLNTLGWLTFYWHWKHLCVWQGNVAQFNENSTYLMGWFRDYLWANSAQLINGYNPYGVNNLSVWAWMFLFGHLVWATGFMFLISWRGYWQELIETIVWAHERTPLANLVRWKDKPVALSIVQARLVGLAHFTVGYVLTYAAFLIASTAGKFG; translated from the coding sequence ATGGCAACTAAATTTCCAAAATTTAGCCAGGATCTACAACAAGACCCGACGACCCGTCGAATCTGGTATGGGATTGCCACAGCCCACGACTTTGAAAGTCACGATGGCATGACCGAGGAAAATCTTTATCAAAAGATTTTTGCTTCCCACTTCGGTCACATTGCTATCATCTTTCTGTGGACTTCCGGCACCATTTTCCACGTAGCCTGGCAAGGTAACTTCGAGCAGTGGATCAAAGATCCCCTGAATGTCCGTCCCATCGCTCACGCGATTTGGGATCCCCAATTTGGTAAAGCAGCCGTCGATGCTTTCACCCAAGGCGGTGCTTCCTACCCAGTTGATATCTCTTACTCTGGGGTATATCACTGGTTCTATACCATCGGGATGAGAACGAATGGCGACCTATATCAGGGATCGATATTCCTGTTAATCCTATCAGCCCTGTTCTTGTTCGCTGGTTGGCTGCACTTGCAACCCAAGTTCCGTCCGAGCCTATCTTGGTTCAAGAATGCTGAGTCTCGCCTGAACCACCACCTGGCTGGTTTGTTTGGCGTTAGCTCCTTGGCTTGGACGGGGCACCTCGTTCACGTTGCGATTCCCGAATCGAGAGGACAGCACGTCGGTTGGGATAACTTCCTGTCTACCGCGCCCCACCCAGCAGGTTTACTGCCTTTCTTCACCGGGAATTGGGGAGTCTACGCTCAGAACCCGGATACGGCTAAGCACGTATTTGGGACTTCTGAGGGGGCAGGAACGGCAATTCTGACCTTTTTAGGTGGATTCCATCCTCAAACCGAGTCGCTCTGGCTGACGGATATGGCGCATCACCACCTGGCGATCGCGGTCATATTTATCATTGCCGGACACATGTACCGCACCAACTGGGGTATCGGTCACAGCATCAAGGAAATCCTGAACGCTCATAATCCTCCTTCAGGAACTCCCTTTGGCGGACTGTTGGGCGAAGGGCATAAGGGATTGTACGACACCATTAACAACTCCTTGCACTTCCAGCTTGGCTTAGCATTGGCTAGCCTTGGCACGATTACCTCCCTGGTAGCCCAGCACATGTACTCGATGCCTCCCTATGCCTTCTTGGCTAAGGATTACACTACCCAGGCTGCTCTGTACACCCATCACCAGTACATTGCTGGCTTCTTGATCACGGGAGCATTCGCTCACGGTGCTATCTTCTGGGTACGCGACTACGATCCCGAAGCCAACAAGAACAACGTGTTGGCGCGGATATTGGCTCACAAGGAAGCGATTATTTCCCACTTGAGCTGGGTATCGCTCTTCCTCGGTTTCCATACCCTGGGTCTGTATGTCCACAACGACGTAGTCGTTGCTTTTGGTACTCCGGAAAAGCAAATCCTGATCGAACCCGTGTTTGCTCAGTGGATTCAAGCTGCTCATGGAAAGGCTTTGTATGGATTTAACACCCTGCTATCCAATCCAGACAGCATCGCTTACACGGCTTATCCCAACTACGGCAACGTTTGGCTGCCCGGCTGGTTAGATGCGATCAACAGCGGGACTAACTCCCTGTTCTTGACCATCGGACCTGGAGATTTCCTCGTACACCACGCGATCGCGCTTGGTCTGCACACCACTACCCTGATCCTCGTCAAAGGTGCGTTGGATGCTCGCGGTAGCAAGCTAATGCCCGACAAGAAGGACTTCGGTTATTCCTTCCCTTGCGACGGTCCCGGTCGTGGCGGTACTTGCGATATCTCCGCTTGGGATGCTTTCTACCTCGCCCTGTTCTGGACGCTCAATACGCTAGGCTGGTTAACCTTCTACTGGCACTGGAAGCATCTGTGCGTATGGCAAGGTAACGTTGCTCAGTTCAACGAAAACTCGACTTACCTGATGGGTTGGTTCCGCGACTATCTCTGGGCTAACTCCGCTCAGCTAATCAACGGTTACAATCCCTACGGCGTGAACAACCTGTCTGTCTGGGCTTGGATGTTCCTCTTCGGACATCTCGTTTGGGCAACGGGTTTCATGTTCCTTATCTCTTGGCGCGGCTACTGGCAAGAGTTAATCGAAACGATTGTCTGGGCGCACGAGCGTACTCCTCTAGCGAACCTAGTTCGTTGGAAGGACAAGCCCGTCGCTCTGTCTATCGTTCAAGCTCGCTTGGTCGGTCTGGCTCACTTCACGGTTGGCTATGTCCTGACCTATGCAGCCTTCCTGATTGCCTCGACTGCTGGTAAGTTCGGCTAA
- the psaA gene encoding photosystem I core protein PsaA: MTISPEREAKVRVRVDNNPVPTSFEKWGKPGHFDRTLARGPKTTTWIWNLHANAHDFDSQTSDLEDISRKIFSAHFGHLAVIFVWLSGMYFHGARFSNYEAWLTDPTTIKPSAQVVWPIVGQGILNADVGGGFSGIQITSGFFYLWRAAGFTNNYQLYCTAIGGLVMAALMLFAGWFHYHVRAPKLEWFQNVESMMNHHLAGLLGLGSLAWAGHQIHVSLPINKLLDAGVAPKDIPLPHEFILDPSKMAELYPSFAQGIKPFFTLNWGVYSDFLTFKGGLNPVTGGLWLSDTAHHHLAIAVLFIIAGHMYRTNWGIGHSMKEILEAHKGPFTGEGHKGLYEILTTSWHAQLAINLALLGSLSIIVAHHMYAMPPYPYMAIDYATQLACFTHHVWIGGFLIVGAGAHAAIFMVRDYDPAKNVDNLLDRVIRHRDAIISHLNWVCIFLGFHSFGLYVHNDTMRAFGRPQDMFSDTGIQLQPIFAQWVQNIHALAPGNTAPNALAPASYAFGGDVVAVGGKVAMMPIALGTADFLVHHIHAFTIHVTVLILLKGVLYARSSRLIPDKSELGFRFPCDGPGRGGTCQVSGWDHVFLGLFWMYNSLSIVIFHFSWKMQSDVWGTVAPDGTVTHVTLGNWAQSAITINGWLRDFLWAQAAQVINSYGSALSAYGIMFLAGHFVFAFSLMFLFSGRGYWQELIESIVWAHNKLKVAPAIQPRALSIIQGRAVGVAHYLLGGIVTTWAFFHARTLSF, from the coding sequence ATGACAATTAGTCCGGAGAGAGAGGCGAAAGTCAGGGTAAGAGTCGATAATAATCCGGTTCCTACATCGTTCGAGAAGTGGGGCAAACCCGGTCACTTCGACCGTACTCTGGCTAGAGGTCCCAAAACCACTACCTGGATTTGGAACCTTCACGCCAACGCCCATGATTTTGACAGCCAGACCAGCGACCTAGAAGATATTTCGCGGAAAATCTTTAGCGCGCACTTCGGTCACTTAGCAGTGATTTTCGTCTGGCTGAGCGGCATGTATTTCCATGGCGCTCGTTTTTCTAACTACGAAGCTTGGCTGACCGATCCGACCACGATTAAGCCTAGCGCTCAAGTGGTATGGCCCATCGTCGGTCAAGGAATTTTGAATGCCGATGTAGGCGGCGGCTTCAGCGGCATCCAGATTACTTCTGGATTTTTCTACCTCTGGAGAGCTGCCGGTTTTACCAATAACTACCAGCTTTACTGCACGGCTATCGGCGGCTTGGTAATGGCTGCTCTAATGCTATTTGCAGGTTGGTTTCACTATCACGTGAGAGCGCCAAAACTGGAGTGGTTCCAAAACGTAGAGTCGATGATGAACCACCACTTAGCTGGTTTGCTGGGATTAGGCTCCTTAGCTTGGGCAGGGCACCAGATCCACGTTTCTCTGCCTATTAACAAGCTCTTGGATGCTGGTGTAGCTCCAAAAGATATCCCCTTGCCTCATGAGTTTATTCTCGATCCGAGCAAGATGGCGGAGCTATACCCCAGTTTTGCCCAAGGAATCAAACCTTTCTTTACCTTGAACTGGGGAGTCTACTCCGATTTCCTCACCTTCAAAGGCGGTTTGAATCCGGTTACAGGTGGCTTGTGGCTGTCGGATACGGCGCACCATCACTTAGCGATCGCGGTGCTGTTTATCATTGCCGGTCACATGTACCGCACCAACTGGGGGATCGGTCACAGCATGAAGGAAATCCTAGAGGCTCATAAAGGTCCATTCACTGGCGAAGGTCACAAGGGTCTCTATGAAATTCTGACCACTTCTTGGCACGCCCAATTAGCCATTAACCTTGCCCTGCTGGGATCGCTTAGCATCATCGTGGCTCACCACATGTATGCTATGCCTCCCTATCCTTACATGGCGATCGACTACGCTACTCAATTAGCCTGTTTTACTCACCACGTATGGATTGGCGGATTCTTGATCGTCGGAGCTGGCGCTCACGCTGCGATCTTCATGGTGCGGGATTACGACCCTGCCAAGAACGTAGACAACCTGCTCGATCGCGTCATCCGTCACAGAGATGCTATTATCTCCCACTTAAACTGGGTATGTATCTTCCTGGGCTTCCATAGCTTCGGTCTCTACGTCCACAACGATACGATGCGGGCGTTCGGTCGTCCTCAGGATATGTTCTCCGATACGGGAATTCAGCTACAGCCTATTTTTGCCCAGTGGGTACAAAACATCCACGCACTGGCTCCTGGCAACACCGCTCCCAACGCTTTAGCTCCTGCTAGCTACGCATTTGGCGGGGATGTTGTCGCGGTAGGCGGTAAAGTGGCGATGATGCCCATCGCACTGGGTACGGCTGACTTCCTAGTCCATCACATTCATGCCTTTACCATCCACGTTACCGTGCTGATCCTGCTCAAGGGCGTGCTCTATGCTCGCAGCTCTCGCCTAATTCCCGATAAGTCTGAATTGGGCTTCCGCTTTCCCTGCGACGGTCCCGGTCGTGGCGGTACTTGCCAAGTATCGGGTTGGGATCACGTGTTCCTGGGCTTGTTCTGGATGTATAATTCCCTGTCGATCGTGATTTTCCACTTTAGCTGGAAGATGCAGTCGGATGTCTGGGGAACCGTTGCGCCAGATGGTACGGTCACTCACGTCACCTTGGGGAACTGGGCGCAAAGCGCGATTACCATCAACGGCTGGCTGCGCGACTTCCTGTGGGCGCAAGCAGCACAAGTGATCAACTCTTATGGCTCAGCCCTTTCGGCTTATGGCATCATGTTCCTAGCCGGTCACTTCGTCTTCGCCTTTAGCTTGATGTTCCTCTTCAGCGGACGCGGCTACTGGCAAGAGCTAATCGAATCGATCGTCTGGGCGCACAACAAGCTAAAAGTCGCCCCAGCTATTCAGCCTCGCGCTCTGAGCATCATTCAGGGACGGGCTGTTGGAGTCGCCCACTATCTACTCGGTGGAATCGTGACGACTTGGGCGTTCTTCCACGCCAGAACCCTTTCTTTCTAA
- a CDS encoding RNA-guided endonuclease TnpB family protein, which produces MFVLEAKLRGSTKQLAVIDEMIRTAGFIRNSCIRHWIDNRGVGQYDLSALRAVLARKYEWAKKLNSQARQASAERAWQSIKRFYDNCKNPSVKKKGYPRFKKSRSVEYKTTGYKLSPDRQSLAFTDGFKAGSFRMIGAFDLNYYQPEQIKRVRVVRRADGYYAQFCLAIDRLEAVEPTEQVIALDVGLMHFYTDNRGNQVENPRHLKKSEQSLKRLQRRVSRKVKGSNKRKKAINKLGRKHLKVSRQRQDFAVKLARCVVKSNDLVVFEKLMVRNLVKNRRLAKSISDAAWRQFFEWLEYYGQVFGKIVIAVPPQYTSQECSSCHRLIKKSLSERTHVGECGCMLDRDENASRNLLAKGLEIISRGALPNFEF; this is translated from the coding sequence GTGTTTGTACTCGAAGCCAAACTCAGAGGTTCGACAAAACAGTTGGCCGTCATCGACGAGATGATACGCACGGCTGGCTTTATCAGAAACAGTTGTATTCGACACTGGATTGATAATCGTGGCGTCGGACAATACGACTTGTCTGCTCTGCGTGCAGTTTTGGCTCGTAAGTACGAGTGGGCTAAAAAGCTTAATTCTCAAGCTCGTCAAGCATCTGCCGAACGAGCTTGGCAGTCGATTAAGCGTTTTTATGACAACTGTAAAAACCCAAGCGTCAAGAAAAAAGGTTATCCCAGATTCAAAAAATCGCGCTCTGTTGAGTACAAGACTACTGGCTATAAACTCTCGCCAGATAGACAATCGCTCGCGTTCACTGATGGGTTTAAAGCTGGTAGCTTCCGTATGATTGGAGCTTTCGACCTTAACTACTATCAACCAGAACAAATCAAAAGAGTTCGAGTTGTGCGTAGAGCAGACGGGTATTACGCTCAATTTTGTCTTGCCATTGACCGACTCGAAGCAGTCGAGCCAACCGAGCAAGTAATTGCTCTTGATGTTGGGTTGATGCACTTTTACACCGACAATCGAGGTAACCAAGTTGAAAATCCTCGTCATCTGAAAAAGTCGGAACAGAGCCTTAAGCGCCTGCAAAGAAGAGTAAGTCGCAAGGTAAAAGGCTCTAACAAACGCAAAAAAGCAATTAACAAACTGGGAAGAAAACACCTGAAAGTCTCGCGCCAGCGTCAAGATTTTGCTGTAAAGTTGGCAAGATGCGTGGTCAAATCTAACGATTTGGTGGTGTTTGAGAAACTGATGGTGCGAAACCTGGTCAAGAATCGCCGTCTTGCCAAAAGTATCAGCGATGCTGCTTGGAGACAATTCTTTGAATGGTTGGAGTATTATGGGCAAGTGTTCGGCAAAATTGTGATTGCCGTGCCACCTCAGTACACAAGTCAAGAATGTAGTTCCTGCCATCGCCTTATCAAAAAGTCTTTGTCCGAGAGAACCCACGTTGGCGAGTGTGGTTGTATGCTCGACAGAGACGAAAATGCTAGTCGCAATCTTTTAGCTAAAGGACTGGAAATAATAAGTAGGGGGGCACTCCCAAACTTCGAGTTTTAA
- a CDS encoding ParA family protein, protein MRKKKASSKSSDPKIRILAVVNGKGGVGKTTTAVNLAAILAEQKQVLLVDADPQGSATWWIERSDAEIDFDLSQETEPKLLENLRQISDYDLVVVDTPPALRSEALKAVIASADYLVLPTPPAPMDLSVLIETVQRAVMPLAVAHRVLLTKVDPRSLKETLEAQNTLLELGIPACHAFVRNYKAHERAVLEGMPVTQWRGKNAREAEADYRRVAEELQRDWNQL, encoded by the coding sequence GTGAGAAAAAAGAAAGCGTCTTCAAAATCCTCAGATCCAAAAATCAGAATTTTGGCAGTTGTTAACGGAAAAGGGGGCGTTGGCAAGACAACAACAGCCGTCAATTTAGCCGCGATCTTAGCCGAACAAAAGCAGGTGTTGCTAGTAGATGCAGATCCCCAAGGTTCGGCGACGTGGTGGATAGAACGAAGCGATGCGGAGATAGATTTCGACCTATCCCAAGAAACAGAACCCAAGCTATTAGAAAATTTGCGCCAAATTAGCGATTACGATCTCGTAGTAGTCGATACCCCTCCTGCCCTACGATCTGAGGCATTGAAAGCGGTTATCGCCTCAGCCGATTATTTGGTATTGCCGACCCCACCCGCACCGATGGATTTATCCGTTTTAATCGAAACGGTGCAGAGAGCAGTAATGCCCTTAGCAGTCGCCCATCGGGTTTTGTTGACCAAAGTAGACCCTCGCAGCCTGAAAGAAACCTTAGAAGCGCAAAATACCCTATTAGAGTTGGGAATTCCTGCCTGTCACGCCTTCGTTCGCAACTATAAAGCCCACGAACGGGCAGTTTTAGAGGGAATGCCCGTAACCCAATGGCGGGGAAAAAATGCTCGCGAAGCCGAAGCGGATTATCGTCGCGTGGCAGAAGAACTACAACGAGATTGGAATCAACTATGA